AAGATTTTCGCGATTGAGTTTCGTTTCCCGTGCTATTTCAGAAATGCCCTTTGCGTTTGCAACGTCTTTTAACGCCATTAAAAATACTTCCGGTGAACCATCATCCAATGCGGCATTTAAATATTCCGCAGCCTCAGATGGGTCGCGAAGATCTTCTTTGAGATTATTTTCATATTTTTCTGTTAATTTATTCATTTCGTTCTCCTTTGGAAATCGGACCAATATGTTTGAGCCAACTGAATATCCTTTGGCTGAGATTTTTTAGAACCTCCGCACAGTAAAATCATTACGGTCGTCTCCGATTTCCCATAATAAACCCGGTACCCTGGGCCATAATCCACGCGCAACTCACTTACACCTTTTCCAACAGGTTTGCAGTCACCAAAATTCCCAAGTCTTATACGATTCAACCGGATTCGAATCCGCGCACGCGCGAATCTGTCTTTCAGTGAATTTAGCCAGTTATGGAATGGATTGCATCCGTCTTCAGTTAAATATTCGAGAAGCTCTATTCTTGAATCATCCATACCGGTATTGTAGTTTAAAAACAACAAATGTCAAGAATTTTATTACGGCGAACGCGGAGATAACCCGCCGGCCACGGACTTGGCCGAAGTGAACCGGACATAATTCCGGTCGGGTTTAGTGATTTGTTAGAGCTCACTTCTTGAA
The window above is part of the Syntrophales bacterium genome. Proteins encoded here:
- a CDS encoding putative addiction module antidote protein; its protein translation is MNKLTEKYENNLKEDLRDPSEAAEYLNAALDDGSPEVFLMALKDVANAKGISEIARETKLNRENLYRILSTQGNPKLKSLNSVLHSVGLKLSVEVENRI
- a CDS encoding type II toxin-antitoxin system RelE/ParE family toxin, which codes for MDDSRIELLEYLTEDGCNPFHNWLNSLKDRFARARIRIRLNRIRLGNFGDCKPVGKGVSELRVDYGPGYRVYYGKSETTVMILLCGGSKKSQPKDIQLAQTYWSDFQRRTK